One window of the Anolis sagrei isolate rAnoSag1 chromosome 5, rAnoSag1.mat, whole genome shotgun sequence genome contains the following:
- the CXXC4 gene encoding CXXC-type zinc finger protein 4 isoform X2, producing the protein MNSNVCVEPGPNPEAPGGLPKESHLPEAALNSLADYNSEMERYRSFATSFYKANGGAFPQAAAAAAAAAKIARITTPIFPSAAVSAAARIGMSPWNCDSATAAAATAMLWGSSGAGGGGAGVPNSAAAGGAGGGGGAGLVARKAAAVVGASASSAAPPPPGSSLHANRSSLHHRSESQRLGKPPEQQQQPPQPPQPQPPPPPPLQMANNNFLSSLGPEHCRPLSGECMNKLKCGAAEAEIMNLPERVGAFPAIPALGGLSLPPGVIVMTALHSPAAASAAVTDSAFQIANLADCPQSHAAASSSSASSSALGAASSAAVAGGGGGVSGGGGGGGGSGGGTGSGNPAKKKRKRCGVCVPCKRLINCGVCSSCRNRKTGHQICKFRKCEELKKKPGTSLERTPVPSAEAFRWFF; encoded by the coding sequence ATGAACAGCAACGTCTGCGTGGAGCCGGGCCCCAACCCGGAGGCGCCGGGTGGGCTGCCCAAGGAGAGCCACCTGCCCGAGGCGGCGCTCAACAGCCTGGCGGATTACAACTCGGAGATGGAGCGCTACCGCTCCTTCGCCACCTCTTTCTACAAGGCCAACGGCGGGGCTTTCCcgcaggcggcggcggcggcagcagcggcgGCGAAGATCGCCCGCATCACTACACCTATTTTCCCCTCGGCTGCCGTCTCCGCCGCTGCCCGTATTGGCATGTCGCCCTGGAACTGCGACTCCGCTACAGCCGCCGCTGCTACTGCCATGCTCTGGGGCAGCAGCGGGGCCGGAGGAGGAGGCGCCGGAGTCCCCAACTCAGCCGCTGCTGGAggagccggaggaggaggaggcgcaggGCTGGTGGCGAGGAAAGCCGCCGCTGTGGTTGGAGCCTCCGCTTCCTCCGCCGCGCCTCCGCCGCCTGGATCGTCTTTACACGCCAACCGGAGCAGCTTGCACCACCGAAGCGAGTCCCAACGGCTTGGGAAGCCCcccgagcagcagcagcagccgccacAACCGCCGCAACCGCAGCCTCCTCCGCCGCCTCCGCTGCAAATGGCCAACAACAACTTCCTCTCCTCGCTGGGCCCCGAGCATTGCAGGCCGCTCTCCGGCGAGTGCATGAACAAGCTCAAATGCGGCGCCGCCGAGGCCGAGATCATGAACTTGCCGGAGCGTGTGGGCGCTTTCCCGGCCATCCCGGCTCTCGGGGGCCTGTCTTTGCCGCCCGGGGTCATCGTCATGACGGCGCTCCACTCGCCCGCCGCCGCCTCCGCCGCCGTCACAGACAGCGCCTTCCAGATCGCCAACCTGGCGGACTGCCCGCAGAGCcacgccgccgcctcctcctcctcggcctctTCGTCCGCTTTGGGAGCCGCTTCCTCCGCCGCTGTGgccgggggaggaggaggagtaagcggaggaggaggaggaggaggagggtccgGAGGCGGCACAGGGTCCGGCAACCCGGCCAAGAAGAAGCGGAAACGGTGCGGGGTGTGCGTGCCTTGCAAGCGGCTCATCAACTGCGGCGTCTGCAGCAGCTGCAGGAACCGCAAAACGGGACACCAGATCTGCAAGTTTAGGAAGTGCGAGGAGCTCAAGAAAAAACCTGGCACGTCGCTCGAG